The following coding sequences lie in one Lolium perenne isolate Kyuss_39 chromosome 2, Kyuss_2.0, whole genome shotgun sequence genomic window:
- the LOC127333635 gene encoding protein SET DOMAIN GROUP 40 — MEALLRWAAELGVSDSPDPPDLSTTSPSCLGRSLVVADFPDAGGRGFAAARHLRRGELVLRVPHAALLTSDRVMADDPNIASCVAAHRPRLSNIQRLIVCLLAEVGKGKSSSWYLYLSQLPSYYTILATFNNFEIEALQVHDAIWVAQKAHAAIRSEWEEATPLMQELDFKPKLLMFKTWLWAFATVSSRTLHVAWDDAGCLCPIGDLFNYAAPDDDISSEEQDTEETMKCQEKSEMLEDVKFSCSSQSLTDGGYEDSKAYCLYARKMYRKGEQVLLGYGTYTNLELLEYYGFLLDENPNEKIYIELEPELCTVGTWPKDSIYIHPNGHPSFALLCALRLWTTPANRRKALSHQIYSGSMLSVENELEIMKWLGNKCVEALQQLPTTVEFDGSLIHFLHNLQNSTNWSVDVDQSSFGEEFAVFLRFHGVNLDYTLNQLTVRLLRSLERWELAVRWRRSYKRALTRCILYCKRLIHELSLL, encoded by the exons atGGAGGCGCTCCTCCGGTGGGCGGCCGAGTTGGGCGTCTCCGACTCCCCGGACCCGCCCGACCTCTCTACCACTTCCCCCTCCTGCCTCGGCCGCTCCCTCGTCGTCGCTGACTTCCCCGACGCGGGCGG GAGGGGCTTTGCGGCGGCCCGGCACCTCAGGCGCGGCGAGCTGGTGCTGCGCGTGCCCCACGCTGCGCTGCTCACCAGCGACCGCGTCATGGCCGACGACCCCAATATTGCTTCCTGCGTTGCTGCCCATCGTCCCCGCCTCTCTAACATCCAG AGACTGATTGTATGCTTATTGGCTGAAGTGGGAAAGGGAAAGAGTTCTAGTTGGTACCTCTATTTGTCTCAGCTGCCTAGCTACTACACAATCTTGGCTACCTTCAACAACTTTGAAATTGAAGCACTCCAG GTTCATGATGCTATTTGGGTTGCACAAAAGGCTCATGCTGCCATCAGATCTGAGTGGGAAGAAGCAACACCGTTAATGCAAGAATTGGATTTTAAACCTAAGCTTTTGATGTTCAAAACGTGGCTCTGGGCCTTTGCAACG GTATCTTCAAGGACATTGCATGTAGCATGGGATGATGCTGGTTGCCTATGTCCAATCGGTGATTTATTCAATTATGCCGCTCCTGATGATGACATTTCATCTGAAGAACAAGATACAGAAGAAACTATGAAATGTCAGGAGAAAAGTGAGATGTTGGAAGATGTAAAGTTTAGTTGTTCATCTCAGAGTTTGACGGATGGGGGATATGAAGATTCTAAAGCATACTGTTTGTATGCTCGAAAAATGTATAGGAAAGGAGAGCAG GTACTTCTGGGGTATGGGACATACACAAACTTGGAACTTCTTGAGTATTATGGTTTTCTTTTGGACGAGAATCCTAATGAGAAAATTTACATTGAGCTAGAACCGGAGTTATGTACTGTCGGTACATGGCCAAAAGATTCTATATATATTCACCCGAACGGACATCCCTCGTTTGCATTGTTATGTGCATTAAGGCTATGGACAACTCCTGCAAATCGTCGAAAAGCCTTAAGTCATCAGATTTACTCTGGATCAATGCTTTCTGTTGAAAATGAGCTGGAGATTATGAAATGGTTGGGCAACAAATGtgtggaagctctgcagcaattgcCTACGACTGTTGAGTTTGATGGAAGTTTGATCCATTTTTTACACAACCTACAGAACAGTACTAACTGGAGTGTAGACGTGGACCAGTCAAGTTTTGGAGAAGAATTTGCGGTGTTTCTCCGGTTCCATGGCGTGAACCTGGATTATACCCTCAATCAACTCACAGTTCGACTCCTCCGATCTCTGGAGAGATGGGAATTAGCAGTCCGGTGGAGACGTAGCTACAAGAGAGCTCTTACCAGGTGTATTTTGTACTGTAAACGTTTAATTCATGAGCTTTCCTTGCTATGA
- the LOC127330218 gene encoding cell division cycle protein 48 homolog has product MMSAAPSKKAANRLVVEEPTDDDNSMCKLHPATMERLSIFTGDVVLLKGKRRRSTVCIAITDDTCEEHKMKINKVVRSNLRVRVADVVSVHQCHDARHGTRVHVLPVDDTVEGITGNLFESYLKPYFLDAYRPVRKGDLFLVRGGMRSVEFKVMDIDQGEDLEYCIVAADTEILCEGEPLFKSIGVKPPKGILLYGPPGSGKTLIARAVANETGAFFFCINGPEIMSKMAGESESNLRKAFEEAEKNAPSIIFIDEIDSIAPNREKTHGEVERRIVSQLLTLMDGMKARAHVIVMGATNRPNSIDPALRRFGRFDREIDIGVPDEVGRLEVLRIHTKNMKLDVDVNLEVVAKDTHGYVGADLAALCTEAALQCIREKMDVIDLEDDTIDAEILNSMAVTNDHLKTALVGTNPSALRETVVEVPNVSWNDIGGLDGVKRELQETVQYPVEHPEKFEKFGMSPSKGVLFYGPPGCGKTLLAKAIANECQANFISIKGPELLTMWFGESEANVREIFDKARQSAPCVLFFDELDSIAMQRGGSVGDASGAADRVLNQLIYIPLPDEASRHQIFKACLRKSPVAKDVDLSALARFTTGFSGADITEICQRACKYAIREDIEKDIEKQKLEKDSMEVDCGQEAEEVAEIKAAHFEESMKYARRSVSDGDIRKYQAFAQTLQQSRGFGTEFRFPVQPQAAEAATNTFAAADEDDLYN; this is encoded by the exons ATGATGTCGGCCGCGCCGTCGAAGAAGGCCGCGAACCGGCTGGTGGTGGAGGAGCCGACCGACGACGACAACTCCATGTGCAAGCTCCACCCGGCCACCATGGAGAGGCTCTCGATATTCACTGGCGACGTCGTGCTGCTCAAGGGCAAGCGCCGCCGCAGCACGGTCTGCATCGCCATCACCGACGACACCTGCGAGGAGCacaagatgaagatcaacaaggtGGTCCGCTCCAACCTGCGCGTCCGCGTCGCCGACGTCGTGTCCGTGCACCAGTGCCACGACGCCAGGCACGGGACGCGCGTGCACGTCCTGCCGGTGGACGACACCGTCGAGGGCATCACCGGCAACCTCTTCGAATCGTACCTCAAGCCCTACTTCCTGGACGCGTACCGCCCGGTCCGCAAGGGCGACCTCTTCCTCGTGCGCGGCGGCATGCGGAGCGTCGAGTTCAAGGTCATGGACATCGATCAAGGCGAGGACCTCGAGTACTGCATTGTGGCTGCCGACACGGAGATCTTGTGTGAGGGAGAGCCC CTCTTCAAGTCCATCGGCGTCAAGCCTCCCAAGGGCATCCTTCTCTACGGCCCTCCGGGATCCGGCAAGACCCTCATCGCCCGCGCCGTGGCCAACGAGACCGGGGCCTTCTTCTTCTGCATCAACggccccgagatcatgtccaaaaTGGCCGGAGAGAGCGAGAGCAACCTCAGGAAGGCCTTCGAGGAGGCGGAGAAGAATGCGCCCTCCATCATCTTCATTGATGAGATTGACTCCATCGCTCCCAACAGGGAGAAGACTCACGGCGAGGTTGAGAGGCGCATTGTCTCCCAGCTGCTCACCTTGATGGACGGCATGAAGGCCCGCGCGCACGTCATTGTTATGGGCGCCACCAACCGGCCCAACAGCATCGACCCTGCTCTCAGGCGCTTTGGTAGGTTCGATCGCGAGATCGACATCGGCGTACCGGACGAGGTCGGACGCCTCGAGGTGCTCCGCATCCACACCAAGAACATGAAGCTTGATGTGGACGTCAACCTCGAGGTGGTTGCCAAGGATACACACGGCTACGTCGGCGCCGACTTGGCCGCGCTCTGCACGGAGGCGGCCCTGCAATGCATCAGGGAGAAGATGGACGTGATCGACCTGGAGGACGACACCATCGATGCTGAAATCTTGAACTCCATGGCCGTTACCAATGACCACCTTAAGACGGCTCTCGTCGGCACGAATCCATCTGCGCTTCGGGAGACCGTCGTCGAGGTGCCCAACGTCAGCTGGAACGACATCGGCGGCCTCGACGGCGTCAAGAGGGAGCTGCAAGAGACCGTCCAGTACCCGGTCGAGCATCCGGAGAAGTTTGAGAAGTTTGGCATGTCGCCTTCCAAGGGTGTCCTCTTCTACGGGCCACCGGGGTGCGGCAAGACCTTGCTGGCCAAGGCGATCGCTAATGAATGCCAGGCCAacttcatcagcatcaagggaCCCGAGCTTCTTACGATGTGGTTTGGCGAGAGCGAGGCCAACGTGCGGGAGATCTTTGACAAGGCGCGTCAATCTGCACCGTGCGTCCTGTTCTTCGACGAGCTTGATTCCATCGCTATGCAGAGGGGCGGCAGCGTGGGCGACGCCAGCGGCGCGGCGGACAGGGTCCTGA ACCAGCTCATCTACATCCCCTTGCCCGACGAGGCCTCAAGGCACCAGATCTTCAAGGCCTGCCTCAGGAAGTCTCCAGTGGCCAAGGACGTCGACCTCAGCGCGCTCGCGAGGTTCACGACCGGTTTCAGTGGTGCCGACATCACGGAGATCTGCCAAAGGGCATGCAAGTACGCCATCAGGGAGGATATAGAGAAGGACATTGAGAAACAGAAGCTGGAAAAAGATAGCATGGAGGTAGACTGCGGGCAGGAAGCAGAGGAGGTGGCTGAGATCAAGGCGGCTCACTTCGAGGAGTCGATGAAGTACGCGAGGAGGAGCGTGAGCGACGGCGACATCAGGAAGTATCAGGCCTTTGCTCAGACGCTGCAGCAGTCCAGAGGGTTCGGCACCGAGTTCCGCTTCCCGGTGCAGCCGCAGGCGGCAGAAGCTGCTACCAACACCTTCGCGGCAGCTGATGAAGATGATTTGTACAATTGA
- the LOC127333634 gene encoding serine/threonine-protein kinase/endoribonuclease IRE1 — MRSLRRVLLPLVLLSGLAFRGVRFDDAAAAPAPLLLPFPLPPQQPLALPAGGRPQDESDSTEIVAVPPPLPPRELLVRPPRRQSVPANVVPEETEPAVRSELQFYDNGTIQLVDRLSQAPLWHFSTGPPISKHITTTNSDLSYLIYPMDESDLVEVHNGTGVKLPWEMEEFIARTPYIRDSVVTIGSKTSTIFAVDADSGEIIYKHSLPPALNESGESPVEEAPSKLDAGRSPNIIVVVRTDYSLSASDLGVHLFNWTRTSFSANYYVKHSHSDMLEQSSCLRGNIPCIRTNGVPLKLTLPDSSTANALVLLDVNKVTTRDDADALKLLGTLVNSRQAGSKSGVVLEGTQNRTVGGALGRLVSAHPQTNRSTYNAYGFLFPVLSLLVLLAWLVRWAYSSKSCRQFMSLLMKPFVREKKSIDLRGKSEGASKRRKTRKKDGMSNSTEIGSASDKESSGTGGSNETPNALPYGLDGCQIGKLRVHKKEIGKGSNGTVVFEGSYDGREVAVKRLLLSHTDIAQKEIENLIASDRDPNIVRLYGCDQDDNFVYISLERCRCSLADLIQQHTDPALSDVERIDVELWTQDGLPSVQLLKLMRDVVAGLVHLHSLGIIHRDLKPQNVLISKEGPFSAKLSDMGISKRLQEDMASLSHHGTGFGSSGWQAPEQLRHESQTRAMDLFSLGCLIFYCITKGKHPFGEYYERDMNIIKGNFDLFVVDHIPEAVHLISQLLQPKPEDRPTAVYAINHPLFWSPELRLLFLRDSSDRVEKTTETDLLNALESIGHEAFGGKWREKLDDGLVADMGRYRKYNFESTRDLLRLIRNKSGHYRELSADLKELLGSLPEGFDRYFSSRFPKLLIEVYKVMYVHCKDEEAFRKYFIGSSV; from the exons ATGAGGTCGCTCCGCCGGGTGCTCCTCCCGCTCGTCCTCCTCTCGGGCCTCGCTTTCCGCGGGGTCCGCTTCGACGACGCGGCCGCCGCCCCGGCCCCCCTCCTCCTCCCGTTCCCCCTGCCGCCGCAGCAGCCCCTCGCGCTCCCCGCTGGCGGACGGCCACAGGATGAGTCCGACTCCACGGAGATCGTCGCGGTGCCGCCGCCACTGCCgcccagggagctcctcgtcaGGCCGCCGCGCCGCCAGTCCGTGCCGGCCAACGTGGTGCCAGAGGAGACGGAGCCAGCCGTCAG ATCCGAGCTACAATTTTATGACAATGGCACAATTCAGCTTGTGGACCGTCTATCACAAGCTCCCCTGTGGCACTTCTCCACTGGACCGCCTATTTCTAAACACATTACTACAACAAACTCTGATTTGAGCTATCTCATATATCCTATGGATGAGTCTGATCTTGTGGAAGTTCATAATGGCACCGGCGTG AAACTTCCCTGGGAAATGGAAGAGTTCATTGCTAGGACTCCATACATACGGGATTCTGTGGTTACTATTGGATCAAAAACTTCAACTATTTTTGCTGTTGATGCTGATAGTGGTGAGATCATTTACAAGCATAGCCTGCCGCCTGCCTTGAATGAATCGGGAGAATCCCCGGTTGAAGAAGCACCATCCAAGTTAGATGCTGGTAGAAGTCCTAATATCATTGTGGTTGTGAGAACTGATTATTCTCTAAGTGCATCAGATCTTGGTGTACACTTATTTAACTGGACAAGAACTTCTTTCTCTGCTAACTACTATGTGAAACACAGCCACTCAGATATGCTTGAACAATCATCCTGTCTGCGAGGAAATATTCCATGCATTAGGACCAATGGTGTACCGCTCAAACTTACTTTACCTGATTCCAGTACAGCGAATGCACTTGTCTTGCTAGATGTCAACAAAGTTACCACTAGGGATGATGCTGATGCTTTGAAACTACTTGGTACTTTGGTGAACTCACGACAAGCTGGTAGTAAGTCTGGTGTAGTCCTGGAAGGCACTCAGAATCGAACTGTTGGTGGTGCTCTTGGTCGTCTTGTttctgcacatcctcaaaccaataggTCCACTTATAATGCTTATGGATTTTTATTCCCTGTGCTTTCCTTATTGGTGCTCCTCGCTTGGCTGGTGAGGTGGGCCTATTCAAGCAAGTCTTGCAGGCAATTCATGAGTCTACTTATGAAGCCATTTGTCCGTGAAAAGAAATCGATCGACCTTAGAGGCAAGTCAGAGGGAGCTTCTAAGAGAAGAAAAACACGGAAGAAAGATGGAATGTCCAACAGCACCGAGATCGGTTCAGCATCTGACAAAGAGAGTAGTGGAACTGGTGGGTCAAATGAGACGCCAAATGCACTCCCTTATGGCCTTGATGGTTGTCAGATTGGTAAACTTCGTGTTCACAAAAAAGAAATTGGTAAAGGGAGCAATGGCACAGTGGTCTTTGAGGGTTCGTATGATGGCCGTGAAGTTGCAGTGAAAAGGCTGCTACTATCACACACAGATATAGCACAAAAAGAGATTGAGAATCTTATTGCATCTGATCGTGATCCTAATATTGTCAGGCTGTATGGCTGTGATCAGGATGACAACTTTGTTTATATCTCCCTTGAGAGGTGCCGCTGCAGCTTGGCTGATTTAATCCAACAGCATACAGATCCAGCACTTTCAGATGTTGAGAGAATAGATGTAGAACTGTGGACGCAGGATGGACTTCCTTCCGTGCAACTCCTAAAGCTAATGAG AGATGTTGTTGCTGGTCTTGTGCATTTGCATAGTTTAGGAATCATACATCGCGATTTGAAGCCTCAGAATGTTTTAATAAGTAAGGAAGGACCTTTCAGTGCGAAGCTTTCAGATATGGGTATCAGTAAGCGCTTGCAAGAGGATATGGCTTCACTTAGCCATCATGGCACTG GATTTGGAAGCTCTGGTTGGCAAGCACCGGAACAGCTTCGTCATGAAAGTCAGACTCGTGCAATGGATTTATTTAGTTTGGGCTGCCTTATTTTCTATTGTATCACTAAAGGCAAGCATCCGTTTGGTGAGTACTATGAACGGGACATGAACATTATAAAGGGCAACTTTGATCTCTTCGTGGTGGATCACATACCAGAAGCAGTGCATCTTATTTCTCAGCTGTTACAACCAAAACCGGAAGACAG ACCAACAGCAGTGTACGCGATAAATCATCCTCTCTTTTGGAGCCCTGAGTTAAGGCTGTTGTTTCTAAGAGATAGCAGTGACAGAGTTGAGAAAACCACTGAAACTGACCTCCTTAATGCTCTAGAAAGCATAGGGCATGAAGCTTTTGGTGGAAAATGGCGAGAAAAGTTGGATGATGGCCTGGTTGCCGACATGGGTCGTTATAGGAAATATAATTTTGAGTCAACTCGTGACCTTCTCAGGTTGATTAGAAACAAGTCAGGACATTACAGAGAGCTTTCAGCTGATTTAAAG GAATTACTTGGGTCACTGCCCGAGGGATTTGATCGCTACTTCTCCAGCCGATTTCCAAAGCTGCTGATTGAAGTGTACAAggttatgtatgtgcattgcaaggATGAGGAAGCTTTCAGGAAATATTTCATTGGAAGCTCGGTATAA
- the LOC127333639 gene encoding uncharacterized protein: protein MRSLAPGWTMPPMPSASKSPPPPLSPFKTPPRLTKVTKKTVGGEEQDGHGICQCRGNQERGEEAAEQAAATPCSRWRCLAQLMEIRQRGLNMSGGQNYMIQGQGKGIEAFL, encoded by the exons ATGAGATCTCTAGCGCCAGGGTGGACGATGCCGCCGATGCCCTCGGCCTCGAAGTCTCCACCACCGCCCTTGAGTCCCTTCAAGACGCCACCTCGCCTGACCAAG GTCACCAAGAAGACAGTTGGAGGGGAAGAGCAGGATGGTCATGGAATATGCCAGTGCCGCGGGAATCAAGAGCGAGGAGAGGAAGCAGCCGAGCAGGCTGCGGCGACACCTTGCTCTAG GTGGCGGTGTCTGGCTCAGTTGATGGAGATCAGGCAGAGAGGCCTCAACATGAGCGGAGGCCAGAACTACATGATTCAG